A region of the Roseobacter denitrificans OCh 114 genome:
GGTGTCCATTTCAGAGAAGACACCAGGTTGTTGCACCAGCCGCGTGCCGTAGGACCCCGCCCAGTCAGCGGCCATTTCAAAGGCCAGCGGGTCGCGGTCAACCGCGATCACACGATCGGCACCAGCCTCCAGAAGCCCGCGCGTATATCCCCCCGCCCCGAATGTGCCATCAAGCCACACCCCCTGAACTGGGGCCACCGCGTCCAGAATGGCGGGCAGCAAGACAGGGATATGAGGCGACGTCGTATCAGCTGTGGCAGCAGCAGACATAACTCAGCCCCCCTGCCCACCGGTGCCGCGCACGTCCGACAGCCGCACGCCATCCAACAGCACCAAGGGGTCGAAATCATCCGGCAGCGCATCGAGAATCGCTTCGGTCTTAGCTGTTTCTTCGGTCTCGTATGTCTCGGGCTTCCAGATCTGAAATGTATCACCCGCCGCGCTGAAGAAGGCCTCATTTTCGAGGCCGATCTTCTGGCGCAGCTTTGCGGGCAGAACCAGCCGTCCGGTATCGTCAACGGAGATGGTGACAGACTGCCCCTGAAAGAGCCGTTCCATG
Encoded here:
- the mraZ gene encoding division/cell wall cluster transcriptional repressor MraZ gives rise to the protein MSRRFRGESHHKVDAKGRVSIPASFRRVIEACDPNWTPGAAPELVIVYGDHRRSYLECYTIEAMDEVDAKIAEMPRGSPERKIMERLFQGQSVTISVDDTGRLVLPAKLRQKIGLENEAFFSAAGDTFQIWKPETYETEETAKTEAILDALPDDFDPLVLLDGVRLSDVRGTGGQGG